A stretch of DNA from Nitratireductor thuwali:
GGGACCATCAGATGGAGGGCGGCGTGAAGGCAGGTCGGCTTGACAGGCTGGTCGCGGATGCCCGTGCGGAGATCGCGGCCGGTAAGACAAAACCGCTGTGAACAACCGGGCGACGGCTAGCTTCTGGCAAGCCTATGGCGCCCTGCCGCAAGACGTTCGTAAACAAGCGGCAAAGCCTTCGTGCTATTGAGAACAAACCCGCGCCACCGCTCCCTCAGATTGAAGAAGGTGGGAGAGCTGTGGTCTGCGCGCGTCAGCCGTAATCACCGCGCCTTGGCGATCGAAGATGACGACGGGCTGGTCTGGATTTGGATCGGTAGCCATGCGGACTACGACAAGCTGATTGGCTGAGTATAGTCAGACAACCAGCCGCCGCCCCTGCCGTGCCGAGGTGGCGATGGCGTGGATGATTTTCTCGAACTCCAGCGCGTCGGCGAAGTCGGGCCCGGACTTTTCGCCGCCGCCGATCCACCGCAGGAAAGCGCCTGCTTCCAGGACCTTGAGGTCGTTGATGCCGAGCTGGTGGCCGGGCGCGGGGCAGAAATGGCCGTAGGGCGGGTGCGCCGGACCGGTGAGGATGGTCTTGAAGCCTTGCTCGCCGGCGGGGCCTTCGTTCCGGTATATCTGCAGTTCGTTCATGCGCTCCTGGTCGAAGACGATCATGCCCGTGGTGCCGTGCACCTCGAAGCCGAGCCTGTTCTTGCGGCCCCATGCCGAGCGCGACGTCGACAGCGAGCCATGGGCGCCGCCGCGAAACCGCACCAGCGCGGTGGCGGTGTCCTCGTTCTCGACCTTGCCGTGCCCGGCGCCGCCTTCCAGCGGGCGGGTCTCGTGGATCGTCTGCATGTCGGCGACGAGGCTTTCCACCGGCCCCATCAGCCCATGGGCCATGGAGACCAGATGGCAGCCGAGATCGCCGAGCGCCCCAAGCCCGGCCTCGTCCAACCGGGCCCGCCAGGTCCACGGCAGGTCGGGGTCGGCCTGGTAGTCCTCGTCGACCCAGCCGCGAAAATGGACGGGCCTGCCGATCGCGCCGTCCCGCACCAGGCGCTGGGCGTGGAGGAAGGCCGGGTTCTTGATGTAATTGTAGCCGACCATGGTCTTCACGCCCGCCCGCCTTGCGGCCTCGGCCATCTCCTCGGCCTCGGCCAGGGTCAGCCCCATGGGCTTTTCGCAATGAACGTGCTTTCCCGCCCCGATCGCCGCCAGCGCCATCTCGCGGTGCATCCGGTTCGGCGTGGTGATCGACACGAGATCGACCTTCGCATCCTCCACCAGGCTGCGCCAATCGTCCGTGCACCGTGCGAAGCCGAACTGCCCGGCCATCTGCCGGGCGCGCTCCGCCGGGGTGTCGCACAGGAGTTCCAGCCGGGCCTCGGGAACGTCGCCGAGCACGGCCTTGGCCGCGCGATAGGCCAGCGCATGCGCCTTGCCCATGAAGCCGGTGCCGATCAGGCCCACGCCGATATCTGCCATGACAACCTTCCTCATATCCTTGGGGTGGCGACGCTTGGAATTTTTATTCCAAACGCGTAAGATCGTGATGGACCATTTGTCAAGCTGAATGAAAGACCCTCCGATGGACGCCTCCCCTGCACCGGCGACGGTGGAAGAACTGATGGACCGGATGCTCGACATCTCCGGCGACCTGCCGAAACGGCTGCGCCAATGCGCCGACTTCGTCGCCGCCAATCCCGACCGCATCGCCGTTTCCACCGTGGCGGAAATGGCCGAGGGCGCGGGCGTCAAGCCTTCGGCCTTCATGCGCTTCTGCCAGGTTCTGGGCTTTTCGGGCTATTCCCAGATGCAGCGCCTTTTCCGGGAGAACTATTCGCAGAACTGGCCGGATTATTCGACCCGCCTGGAAAAGCTGCGCGAAAGCGGGGCGGGCAGCCCGTCCGCGCTGCTGGCCGAGTTCATCGAGGCCGGACGTCACTCGCTGGAAAACCTGGTCAAGACGATCGATCCGCGCACGCTCGATGCGGCCATCAAGATGCTCGCCGAGGCGCAGATGGTGCATATCGTCGGCATGCGCCGTGCCTTCTCCGTCGCCGCCTATCTCGCCTATGCCTTCGAGAAGATGGACGTGCCGACGATGCTCCACGACAGCGTCGGCAAGCTCGACAGCCGGCATGCCATCCGCAGGGGCGACGCCGTCATTGCCATCACCTTTGCGCCCTATACGCACGAGACGGTCGAACTGGCCGATGTCGCGCGCCGGGCCGGCGCAGGGGTCGTCGCCATCACCGATTCGCTTGCGAGCCCCCTGCGGCCGGTGACGCCGCTGCTTCTGACAATCTCCGAAGCCGACTTCGGCGACTTCCGCTCCCTCTCGGCGACGCTGTCGCTGGCGATGGCGCTGGTGGTCTCCGTGGGGACTATCAGGCGCGCCTAAAATGGAATTTGATGATTGATTTTTTCCTAGAAATGGAACATATCTTCCATTATTGGCGCCGGCTGAGTGTGTCTTCGCCGGTCGGATGGTCCCGGGGCTGGAGGAGAGCCGCCTGACGTCCTTTCGCAACAGCCTTTGGCGCGGAACAGACGTGCCGGGCGTCCGCGTCGACAACGGAGGAGAACAGGATGAAGCCGCTCGACCTCATCACCATAGGCCGTTCCTCGGTTGACCTTTATGGCGCGCAGGTCGGCGGGCGGCTGGAGGACATGGGCTCCTTCAACAAATATATCGGCGGCTCGCCCACCAACATCGCCGCCGGCACCGCGCGGCTGGGCCTGAAATCGGCGCTGATCAGCCGTGTCGGCGACGAGCATATGGGCCGTTTCATTCGCGAGGAGCTGGCGCGTGAGGGCGTGGATGTGCGGGGCCTCGTCACCGATCCCGAGAGGCTGACGGCGCTGGTGCTGCTCGGCATCCGCGACCAGGAGCAGTTCCCGCTGATCTTCTATCGCGAGAACTGCGCCGACATGGCGCTGGACGAGAGCGATATCGATCCCGACTTCATCGCCGAGGCGCGCTGTGTCTGCGCCACCGGCACCCATCTTTCCCATCCGCGCACCGAGGCGGCCGTCCTCAAGGCCCTGAGGCTGGCGCGCGAGACGGGCGGCAAGACCGCGCTCGACATCGACTACCGTCCCAATCTCTGGGGGCTTGCCGGCCATGGCGCCGGCGAAAGCCGCTTTATCGCCTCCGAGCGCGTGACGGCGAAGCTGCAGGGCACGCTCGGCCTTTTCGATCTCATCGTCGGCACCGAGGAGGAGTTCCACATCGCCGGCGGCTCCACGGACACCATCGAGGCGCTGCGCGCGGTGCGCCGGCTGACGCCGGCGGTGCTGGTGTGCAAGCGGGGACCGATGGGGGCCGCGGCCTTTGCCGGGGCCATTCCCGATACGCTTGACGAAGGCGAGGCGGGCGAGGGGTTTCCCATCGAGGTGTTCAACGTGTTGGGCGCCGGAGACGGGTTCATGTCGGGCCTGCTCAAGGGCTGGCTCACCGGCGAGGACTGGCCGACGGCGCTCAAATACGCCAATGCCTGCGGCGCCTTTGCCGTATCGCGCCACGGCTGCGCGCCGGCATATCCCTCATGGGAGGAGTTGCAGTATTTCTTCCGCGCCATCACGCGCGACAAGGGCGTCCGCAACCGCGCCCTGCGCAAGGATGCCGCACTCGAGCAGGTGCATTGGGCCACCAACCGCAAGGGCGACTGGTCGCAGATGCGGGTGTTCGCCTTCGACCACCGCATGCAGCTCGAGGAGATCGCCGGGGAGGCGGGAGCCGATCCGGCGCGCATCGGCGCGTTCAAGGCGCTGTGCCTTGAAGCCGTGCGCCGCGTGGCAGGCGGCAAGCCGGGCTATGGCATCCTGTGCGACGGGCGGCATGGCCGCGACGCGCTCTACAAGGCCGCCGGCACCGGCTTGTGGATCGGCCGGCCCGTCGAATGGCCGGGCTCGCGCCCGCTGACCCTGGAGCCGGAGATCGGACCGGACTATGGCGGTCTGGTCGAATGGCCGCTGGAGCATGTGGTCAAGGTGCTGTGCTTCTACCACCCCGGCGACGATGCAGCGACCAAGGCGCAGCAGGAGGACGTGGTCAAGCGGCTCTTCACGGCGGCGCGGCGCAATCGCCTGGAAATGCTGCTGGAGATCATACCCTCGAAAGTCGCCGCCTGCGACGACGAGACGGCCGCCGCCGTCATCGACCGGTTCTACGAGATCGGCGTCTATCCCGATTGGTGGAAGCTCGAACCGATGAAATCGCGCGAGGCCTGGCGCAAGGCCTGCGAGGCCATCCATCGCAACGACCCCCACACCCGTGGTATCGTCGTCCTCGGCCTCGATGCGCCGGCGGAGGAACTGGAGGACAGTTTCGCGGTGGCCGCCGGCTTCGACCTGGTCAAGGGCTTCGCGGTCGGCCGCACCATTTTCGCCGATGCCGCCAGGAAATGGTTTTCGGGGAACATCGGCGATCAGGAAGCGGTTTCCGACATGGCCGAAAGATACGCCGCGCTTTGCGCCGTCTGGGACAGGGCGCGTGCGCGCGCCACAGCATCGGCCCGAAAATCGGAATCGATTTTCGGAAAGCACGATGCTTAGATTTATTGCTTTACAGCGTCCTTTGTGCGTCCAAAAGGACGCACGGCGCTTAAAAAAAGGGGAGGCAGCATGAAGACCGTCCGACTGACCGCCGCTCAGGCCGCTACCCGCTACATCGCCGCGCAGATGAACGAGGAAGGCGAACCCTTCATCGCCGGCATGTGGGCGATCTTCGGGCACGGCAATGTCGCCGGTCTTGGCGAGGCGCTGTATGCGGCGCGCGACATATTGCCGACCTGGCGGGGCCATAACGAGCAGGGCATGGCGCATGCCGCGATTGCCTATGCCAAGCAGCTTGGCCGCCGCCGTGCGATGGCGGTCACCTCGTCGATCGGTCCCGGCGCCACCAACATGGTGACGGCGGCGGCGCTCGCCCACGTCAACCGGCTGCCGGTCCTGTTCATGCCGGGCGATGTCTTCGCCAATCGGGGGCCCGATCCCGTGCTGCAGCAGGTAGAGGATTTCGGCGACGGCACGGTGAGCGTCACTGATTGCTTCCGCCCGGTCTCGCGCTATTTCGACCGGATCAGCCGGCCGGAGCATCTGTTGACGGCGCTGCCGCGCGCATTTCGCGTCATGACGGACCCGGCCGAATGCGGGCCGGTGACGCTGGCCTTCTGCCAGGACGTGCAGGCCGAGGCCTATGACTGGCCGGAAAGCTTTTTCGAGGAAAGGATATGGCGGCGGCGCAGGCCTCATCCCGACGAGGTGGAGCTTGCGGCGGCGGTCGAGGCGATCCGCGCCTCCAGCCGTCCCGTCATCGTCGCCGGCGGCGGCGTGCATTATGCGGGCGCCTGCGAGACGCTGAAGGCCTTTGCCGAAAAGCACGCGATCCCCATCGTCGAGACCCAGGCCGGAAAATCGGCGCTGCCCTGGGACCATCCGCTCAATCTCGGCCCGGTGGGCGTGACGGGTGCGGCAAGCGCCAACGCGGTCTGCGCCGAAGCCGATCTCGTCTTCGGCGTCGGCACGCGCTTCCAGGACTTCACCACCGGCTCCTGGGCGCTGTTCAAGAACCCGTCGCGCAAGCTCCTGGCCCTCAATGTCCAGCCCTATGACGGCTACAAGCACGATGCCCAGCCGCTGGTTGCCGACGCGCGCGTGGGGCTCGATCTCCTGTCGAAGGGGCTGGGCGGCTGGACGGCACAAGCGCCGGACCCGGCGTTCAAGGCGAACTGGTTTGCCGCCGCCGACGCGGTGACGCAGGCCCCTTCGGGTGACGGCAACGCCCTGCCCAGCGACATGCAGGTGATCGGCGCGGTGCAGCGCGCCGCCCGCGAGGACACCGTGGTGATGTGCGCCGCGGGAACCATGCCGGGCGAACTGCACAAGCTGTGGAAGGCCGGGCGGCCCGGCAGCTACCACATGGAATACGGCTACTCCTGCATGGGCTACGAGATCGCCGGCGGGATGGGCATCAAGATGGCCGAGCCGGCGCGCGACGTGATCGTCATGGTCGGCGACGGCTCCTACATGATGATGAACTCGGAGCTGGCCACCGCCGTGATGATGGGGATCAAGATAACCGTCGTCATCACCGACAATCGCGGCTATGGCTGCATCAACCGGCTGCAGATGAGCACCGGCGGCGCCGAGTTCAACAATCTGCTCGATCACGCGCAGCATGCGAACCCGTCGCGGATCGACTTCGTGGGCCATGCCGCCTCGATGGGGGCGACGGCGCGCAAGGCGGGCTCCGTCGCCGAATTGGAAGGAGCGCTGGCCGAGGCGCGCGAGGCCGACGGTCCGTTCGTCGTGGTCATCGACACCGATCCCTATCCTTCCACCGAGGCGGGCGGCCATTGGTGGGACGTCGCGGTGCCTGAAACCTCTGACCGCGAGGAAGTAAGGGCGGCGCGCAAAAGATATGAAGCCATGTTGAAAGAAAGAAACTGAATGATCCGCTACGGCACCAACCCCATTGCCTGGTCCAATGACGACGATCAGAGCATCGGCGCGCACATCCCGCTCGAGCAGTGCCTGCGCGAGGCGGCGGAAATAGGCTTCGACGGCATCGAGAAGGGCCACAAGATGCCGGCCGACGGCGCCGAGTTGAAAGCCGCTCTGGCGGCCCATGGACTGGTTTTCGTGTCCGGCTGGCACTCGCTCAACCTGCTGGTCAACGACATCGAGACCGAGAAGAAGGCGATCCAGCCGCATCTCGACATGCTCAAGGCCAATGGGTGCAAGGTCTGCATCGTGTGCGAGACCTCGAACGCCGTTCACGGCAACGACGCGGTCGCGCTGCGCGACCGGCCCGTGCTGCCCGAGGCCTCATGGCCGCAATTCTGCGCCGGCGTCGAGGCGCTTGCGCGATACTGCGCCGAACAGGGCATCGACCTCGTGTACCATCACCACATGGGCACCATCGTCGAGAACCGCGAGGAGATCGGCAAGCTGATGGCGGGCACGGGGCCGGCGACAAAGCTTCTCCTCGATACGGGCCATGCCTGGTTCGGCGGCTCCGATCCCGTGGAGCTGGCGGAGGCCTATGCCGGGCGCATCGGCCATTTCCACGCCAAGAATGTACGCCCCGCCATCCGCGCGCAGGTGGAGACGGAGGGGCTTTCCTTCCTCGAAGGCGTCAGGCGCGGCGTGTTCACCGTGCCGGGCGATGCGGAAGGCGGCATCGAATTCACGCCGGTGCTGAAGGTGCTGGCGCGCGGCGGTTATGAAGGCTGGCTGGTGATCGAGGCCGAACAGGACCCGCTCAAGGCCGACCCCGTGGCTTATCAGTCCATGGGCCTGAAGGCGTTGAGGCAGGCAGCAACGGATGCAGGGCTGGATCGGGCCGACGCGGCATGAGCTTTCTCGACGCAAGCCATCCCTTTTTCCGCCCGCTGTGGCGGCGCGTCCTCGTGGTCGCCATCTGCATCGGCTGGGGACTGTTCGAGTTCGTCTCCGGCGCGCCCTTCTGGGGCATTTTGTTCACCGGCGCCGGCGCCTATGCTGCCTGGGTGCTTCTGATCGCCAAGACGCCGGACGACGTGAAAAAAGAGTAAGGAGACCGCCATGCCCGACCTTCTGGTCAAGCCCGCAGGAACGAGCGGCAAGGTCCATAATATCACGCCGCGGTCGGCCGGCTGGAGCTATGTCGGCTTCGGGCTCTACCGCCTCGCGCCCGGCGAGACCGCCATGGAGGAGACCGGCGACAGCGAGGTGATCCTCGTGCTGGTGGAGGGCAAGGCGGAAATCTCCGGGGCGGGCAAGGATTTCGGCGAGTTGGGCGAGCGCATGGACGTGTTCGAGCGCCTGCCGCCGCACGCCGTCTATATCCCCAACGGCGCCGGCTGGACCGCCACCGCCACCACGGCATGCACGCTGGCCGTCTGCAGCGCCCCCGGCAAGGGCGGCCACGACGCCCAGGTGATTGGCCCCGCCGGCATAAGCCTGGAGGAGCGCGGCAAGGGCGCCAATACGCGCTTCATCCACAACATCGCGATGGAAAACCGCGACGTCGCCGACAGCCTGCTCGTCACCGAGGTCTATACGCCGGCCGGCAACTGGTCCTCCTACCCGCCCCACCGGCACGACGAGGACAATTATCCCGAGATGACCTATCTCGAGGAGACCTATTACCATCGCCTGAACCCCGAACAGGGCTTCGGCTTTCAGCGCGTCTTCACCGAGGACGGCAGCCTGGACGAGACCATGGCGGTCGCCAGCCACGACGTCGCCCTGGTCCCGCGCGGCCACCACCCCTGCGGCGCGCCCTATGGCTACGAGATGTACTATCTCAACGTGATGGCCGGCCCCTTGCGCAAATGGCGTTTCAAGAACCACCCGGACCACGACTGGATTTTCCAGCGCGACAAGGGGTAGGGGGCTGGATGGGGCTGGCGGCGCGTCGATGCCGCCAGCGGCCGCTTGTTCGCCCTTGCGGCTTCATCTGTTTGGACCTACCGTCGCCGCAACGAGCGCCGGTTTATCTGCCGTCGTCGGCCTGCCGATCCCGTCGGGCAGACGTCGATAGCGCGCAAAGAGGCTGAGGTGCCTTATGCCGGGTCTGGAATATTGGTTGGCGTTTCTGGCTGCAGCGGTCGTTCTGTCCGTCACGCCAGGACCCGGAATGCTGTATATAGCCGCCCAAACGATCGGGCGGGGCGGAAAAGCGGGCTGGTTTTCAGCAATCGGAACCCACCTGGCCAGCTATGTCCATATTTTTGCAGCGGCATTTGGCTTGAGCCTGGTTCTGGAAGCCGTTCCTGTCGCCTACCTTGTCGTTAAAATAGTCGGTGCCGCTTACCTGTTCTGGCTGGGCATCAAGTTTCTGATGCCCGACAAAATCGACACGCGCCAACGCCTGGCAGAGCATCCGCATTCACACGTTCGAGCGCTCAAGGAGAGCCTGATCGTGGAGCTGACAAACCCAAAATCGGCTCTTTTTTTCATCGCATTCCTGCCCCAGTTCTCGGACCAGAACGCGGCGCTTCCAATCTGGGTTCAGATCGTCGTCTTCGGTGTTGTCGCGAACTTCATTTTCACCGTCGCGGAAGTAGGCTGCGTCGTCTTTGCAGATAGGGTTGCGCTCTTCTTCAGGACATCTCAATCCGCAGGTCGTTGGGTCAGGAGATTTGCCGGATCGATCTTGATGGCTTTGGGCTTCAAGCTGCTGGTGTCAGAGCGCTGAGTGACATGCACGAACAAGAGTGCTCCTGAGCCCCTGCCTTTCAAACCGCCGACCGCACATTGAGCGCGACCGAATAGATGGAGGTCGTCGCGGTGATGAAGAGGCGGTTGCCGCGGGGACCGCCGAAGCAGAGATTGGCGACCACTTCGGGAACCAGGATCTTGCCCAGGAGCGTGCCTTCCGGGGAAAAGCAGTGGATGCCGTCGGCGGCCGAGCTCCACAGATTGCCCTGCGAATCCACGCGCATGCCGTCCGGCAGCCCCTTATCGATGGTGGCGAATGTCCAGTCCTTCTCGATCCTCCCGTCCTCCGAAAGCGCGAAGGCGCGGATGATGGAGGGCACGCCGTCATCGTGGCTTGAGCCGGACTCGGCCACATAGAGCGTCCGCTCGTCGGGCGACAACGCCAGCCCGTTGGGTTGGACGAAATCGGTGATCATCGCCTCCACCTCGCCGCAGCCGGGGTCGATGCGGAAGACGTTGTGATGCGCCTGTTCGGGCTCCGCCTCGTAGCCCTCATAATCGCTCAGGATGCCGTAGGTCGGATCGGTGAACCAGATCGCCCCGTTGGACTGTACGATGACGTCGTTGGGCGAATTGAGCGGCCGCCCCTGGTAGCTGTCGGCAAGGACGGTGCGCGTTCCGTCGGGCTCGGTGCATGTCACCGAGCGCGTGCCGTGCTCGCAGGTGACGAGCCTGCCCTGCCGGTCGCGCGTATTGCCGTTGCTGTAGCCCGACGGCGCGCGGAACACGCCGACCTGTCCGTCCATCGTCAGCCGCATCATGCGGTCGCTCGGGATATCGGAGAAGAGCAGGAGCTGGTGGTCGGCGAACCAGACCGGCCCCTCCGTCCATTCGAAGCCGGTGGCAAGCTGGCGCAGATGGGCGTTGGGCTGGATCAGCGGCCGGAAGCGCGGGTCGACGATCTGGTAGATTGGTGTCGCGCAGCTCATGCCGAGCTCTCCTTTCCGGCCGCCGCGGCCACGATGGCGATGATGATTGTGCCGGTCATGATCAGCCGCACGCCCGCGCCCAGGCCGTAGGAATTGAGCATCGACACGATGAGGAACATGAGCAGCGCCCCGCCCCAAATGCCTGGAACGTTGGAATAGCCGCCGGCGATGGATGAGCCGCCGATGACGACGACGGCGATGGAGATCAGCAGATATTCGGTGCCCATGTTGAGCGCGGCACCGCCCGAGAAGCTTGCCAGCAGATAGCCGGTGAGCGAGGCGAGCACGGCCGAGCCGATGAATGTCGCCGCGAACATGAGCTGCACGGGCACCCCGCTCAGCCGCGCCGCCCGCGCGTTCTGCCCGACGGCGGAAAGCCATCTCCCGTAGATGGAGCGTTCGAGGATGATCCAGGCGAGGACCGCGATGAGCAGCCCGACGATCGCGACATTGGGGACGCCCAGCGTCGCCCCGGTGGTGAAGTCGGCCAATATCGCCGGCGGCTTGATGCGCAAGCCCCGGTTCGACCAGATGGCCAGCGACTGGTAGAGGAAGGAGGCCGACAGCGTGGCGATGATCGGCGGAATGCGCAGGAAGCGGATCAAAAGGTAATTGGCCGTGCCGGCGCCCAGCCCCACTGCCAGCGCGACGCCGAGACCCGGCAGGACGAGCGCGGCCTCGCCCCCCATGAATTTGAGCGACAGCGTGCCGGCCAGCGTCATCGTCGCCGGTATGGACAGGTCCACATTGCCCGGCCCCAGCGTGATGACGAACATCTGCCCGATCCCGACAATGGCCGAGAAGGCGGCGAAGGTCAGCGCCGCCGAAAGCAGCTCGCCGCCGCCGCGGCCCTCCGTCAGAAGCAGCGTTGCCCCGAAGGCGGCGGCGCTGGCCACGAACGCCCAGAACCAGGGCCTGCGGTGGGTCTGCGAAAGCGTGGAAATCACCGTGTCCGTCATCGTTGCTATCCTTCCACGCGCGCGCTGCGGCGCGAAAACACCAGGCGGACGGCCAGAACGAGGATCAGGATCGCGCCCTGCGCGCCGATCTGCCAGTCGGGCGAAAGCCGCATGAACGACAGGAAGCTGCCGGCCAGCGCCAGCGTCAGCGCTCCGATCACCGCACCCACCGGCGAGATCCTGCCGCCGGTGAACTCGCCGCCCCCGAGGATCACGCCGGCGATGGAAAGCAGGGTGTAGCGCAGCGCGATATTGGCGTCGGCCGAGGTGGTGAGGCCGACTAGGCTCATCCCCGACAGGACGCCGAAGAACCCGGCCAGCGCATAGGCGCCCGCCTTGAGCCGCGTCACCGACCAGCCGGCCCGAAGCACGGCCCGCGTGTTGCCGCCGACGCCGCGCAGCAGCGTTCCGGTCGAGGACCGCATGATCAGGAGATGGGTGAGGGCGGCAATACCCACGCTGGCGACGATGGCCATCGGCACCAGCGGTGGCTTGACCGTCATCAGCGTGCGGATCCAGGCCGGCGCCGCGCCGCCGGGGGAGGGAAGGATGAGAACGGCCAGCCCGCCCCAGACGAAGGACATGCCGAGCGTGACCACGATGGCCGGGAGCTGGCGCGCGTGGATCAGCGCGCCCAGCGCCGCATAGGTGAGGATGGAAGCGGCCAGTATCGCGGCGCCGATCAATGGCGCCTCGTTGAGGAAGGTGGCCGTCACGCATGCGACGAAGCTCACGAACGTGCCCACCGAAAGGTCGATGTCGTTGACCATGATGATCATCATCTGGGCGATCGTCGCCAGCGCGATGGGCACCGCCAGATTGAACAGAAGGTTGAGCCCGAAATAGCTCATGGCCCGTGGCTGGAGATAGAAGACGGCGGCCATCAGCACCGCCAGCGAAAGCACCGGCAGCAATATGCGGTAGTTGCCGTTCATGCGGCGCTCTCCTGCATTTCGAAGGACGCCGCGAGGATGTTCTCCTCGTTGATCTCGTCGCCGGTCAGTTCGGCGGAAATCCTGCCGTTGCGGAACACGAAAACCCGGTCGCACTGGCAGATTTCCTCGGTCTCGGTCGAATACCACAGGAATGTCCGGCCGGAAGCGGCCTCAACCCGGATCATGTCGTAGGCCTCGCGCTTGGTCCCCACGTCGACGCCGCGCATCGGGTCGTCCATCACCACGATGGGCGCGCTGGAGGCGAGCGAGCGAGCGAACAGCACCTTCTGCTGGTTGCCGCCCGACAGCGACAGGATCGGATTGAGGATATCGTCGGTGCGGATGCCGATCCGCTTCTTCCACTCGGCGCCGAGCGCCTTCTCGGCGGCGCGGTCGACGATGCCGCGTCGCGACAGCGCGGGCAGATGCGTCAGCGTCAGATTGCGCAGGATCGACCAGAGCGGCATCACGCCGTCGCGGGTGCGGTCGCCGGCCACGAATACGACCTGCGGATCGGATGAATGGCGCGGGCCGCTCGAACGCGCCATGAAGAAGCGGGCGAGGGCTTCGGCCTGTCCGTGGCCGGCCAGTCCCGCAAGCCCGACGATCTCGCCGCGCCGCGCGCTCAGTCCCTCATCGGTGCGCAGCACCTCAGCGCCGATGCGCGTGGCCGCGTCCTGCCGGATCGCGCTCGCCGCCTCGGCGCTGGCCACATGGCCCATCGCGTCGATCAGCCCCTGCTGCGTGAACGCCGCCACGGGCCGGGACTGGGTGATCTTGCCGTCCTTCATGACATCGATGCGGGTGGCCACCTCGAAAACCTCGCCCAGCATGTGCGAGATGAAGATGACGGCGCCTCCCCGGGCGCAGAAGCCGCGCACATAGTCGAGCAACTGGCGGGCGATCGACGCGTCGAGCGACGATGTGGGCTCGTCGAGGATGACCAGCCGCGCCGGGTGGGTGGCCTCGGCGAAGCCGGTGGCGATCTCCACCATCTGGCGCTCGGCCAGCGTCAACCCGCCGACGGTCATGCCGGGCCTGATCCTGTGGCCGGGGAAAACCTCGTCGAGCGCCCTGGCGATGCGCTTTCGCGCCGTGCGCCGCCAGCCGGGCCCGGAAAGGTCGTGCTGGGGAATGCGCAGGTTCTCCTCGACCGTGAGGTTCGGGCAAAGCGAAAGTTCCTGGAACACGCTGCGGATGCCCGCCGCACGGGCGGCAACCGTCCCCGTTGCCCGCGTCCCGTCGGGCAGCGTGTATTCCACGGCTCCGCCGGTCGGCGTGAGTCCGCCGTTGATGACATTCACGGCGGTGGATTTGCCGGCTCCGTTGTGCCCGATCAGCCCGAGGCACTCGCCCGGGCTAATGGTCAGGCTCACTCCGTCGAGCGCGCGCACGGCACCGAAATGCATGCGCGCGTCGATGAGGGAAACCAGCGGGTTCTCGGGAGCAGGACCACCGGTCAAGGGCGGCTGCATCGCGCGGTGCTCCCCTACTGCTTGGCCTCTGCGATCACGGCCTTGGCGTCTTCGAGGCTGTATTCGACATTGGCGACC
This window harbors:
- a CDS encoding Gfo/Idh/MocA family protein: MADIGVGLIGTGFMGKAHALAYRAAKAVLGDVPEARLELLCDTPAERARQMAGQFGFARCTDDWRSLVEDAKVDLVSITTPNRMHREMALAAIGAGKHVHCEKPMGLTLAEAEEMAEAARRAGVKTMVGYNYIKNPAFLHAQRLVRDGAIGRPVHFRGWVDEDYQADPDLPWTWRARLDEAGLGALGDLGCHLVSMAHGLMGPVESLVADMQTIHETRPLEGGAGHGKVENEDTATALVRFRGGAHGSLSTSRSAWGRKNRLGFEVHGTTGMIVFDQERMNELQIYRNEGPAGEQGFKTILTGPAHPPYGHFCPAPGHQLGINDLKVLEAGAFLRWIGGGEKSGPDFADALEFEKIIHAIATSARQGRRLVV
- a CDS encoding MurR/RpiR family transcriptional regulator; protein product: MDASPAPATVEELMDRMLDISGDLPKRLRQCADFVAANPDRIAVSTVAEMAEGAGVKPSAFMRFCQVLGFSGYSQMQRLFRENYSQNWPDYSTRLEKLRESGAGSPSALLAEFIEAGRHSLENLVKTIDPRTLDAAIKMLAEAQMVHIVGMRRAFSVAAYLAYAFEKMDVPTMLHDSVGKLDSRHAIRRGDAVIAITFAPYTHETVELADVARRAGAGVVAITDSLASPLRPVTPLLLTISEADFGDFRSLSATLSLAMALVVSVGTIRRA
- a CDS encoding bifunctional 5-dehydro-2-deoxygluconokinase/5-dehydro-2-deoxyphosphogluconate aldolase; translated protein: MKPLDLITIGRSSVDLYGAQVGGRLEDMGSFNKYIGGSPTNIAAGTARLGLKSALISRVGDEHMGRFIREELAREGVDVRGLVTDPERLTALVLLGIRDQEQFPLIFYRENCADMALDESDIDPDFIAEARCVCATGTHLSHPRTEAAVLKALRLARETGGKTALDIDYRPNLWGLAGHGAGESRFIASERVTAKLQGTLGLFDLIVGTEEEFHIAGGSTDTIEALRAVRRLTPAVLVCKRGPMGAAAFAGAIPDTLDEGEAGEGFPIEVFNVLGAGDGFMSGLLKGWLTGEDWPTALKYANACGAFAVSRHGCAPAYPSWEELQYFFRAITRDKGVRNRALRKDAALEQVHWATNRKGDWSQMRVFAFDHRMQLEEIAGEAGADPARIGAFKALCLEAVRRVAGGKPGYGILCDGRHGRDALYKAAGTGLWIGRPVEWPGSRPLTLEPEIGPDYGGLVEWPLEHVVKVLCFYHPGDDAATKAQQEDVVKRLFTAARRNRLEMLLEIIPSKVAACDDETAAAVIDRFYEIGVYPDWWKLEPMKSREAWRKACEAIHRNDPHTRGIVVLGLDAPAEELEDSFAVAAGFDLVKGFAVGRTIFADAARKWFSGNIGDQEAVSDMAERYAALCAVWDRARARATASARKSESIFGKHDA
- the iolD gene encoding 3D-(3,5/4)-trihydroxycyclohexane-1,2-dione acylhydrolase (decyclizing) produces the protein MKTVRLTAAQAATRYIAAQMNEEGEPFIAGMWAIFGHGNVAGLGEALYAARDILPTWRGHNEQGMAHAAIAYAKQLGRRRAMAVTSSIGPGATNMVTAAALAHVNRLPVLFMPGDVFANRGPDPVLQQVEDFGDGTVSVTDCFRPVSRYFDRISRPEHLLTALPRAFRVMTDPAECGPVTLAFCQDVQAEAYDWPESFFEERIWRRRRPHPDEVELAAAVEAIRASSRPVIVAGGGVHYAGACETLKAFAEKHAIPIVETQAGKSALPWDHPLNLGPVGVTGAASANAVCAEADLVFGVGTRFQDFTTGSWALFKNPSRKLLALNVQPYDGYKHDAQPLVADARVGLDLLSKGLGGWTAQAPDPAFKANWFAAADAVTQAPSGDGNALPSDMQVIGAVQRAAREDTVVMCAAGTMPGELHKLWKAGRPGSYHMEYGYSCMGYEIAGGMGIKMAEPARDVIVMVGDGSYMMMNSELATAVMMGIKITVVITDNRGYGCINRLQMSTGGAEFNNLLDHAQHANPSRIDFVGHAASMGATARKAGSVAELEGALAEAREADGPFVVVIDTDPYPSTEAGGHWWDVAVPETSDREEVRAARKRYEAMLKERN
- the iolE gene encoding myo-inosose-2 dehydratase; translated protein: MIRYGTNPIAWSNDDDQSIGAHIPLEQCLREAAEIGFDGIEKGHKMPADGAELKAALAAHGLVFVSGWHSLNLLVNDIETEKKAIQPHLDMLKANGCKVCIVCETSNAVHGNDAVALRDRPVLPEASWPQFCAGVEALARYCAEQGIDLVYHHHMGTIVENREEIGKLMAGTGPATKLLLDTGHAWFGGSDPVELAEAYAGRIGHFHAKNVRPAIRAQVETEGLSFLEGVRRGVFTVPGDAEGGIEFTPVLKVLARGGYEGWLVIEAEQDPLKADPVAYQSMGLKALRQAATDAGLDRADAA